TTCGGCTCGTCGATCACCCAGCAGCGGGTGCGGGTGCTGCCCACGCTGGAGGCCGTCGCCGTCGACTCGGCCGCCGGGTCGTTCGAGACCATGCGCACACTGGCCCCGCCCATGGGCCGCGGCTGGGAGGCCCTCACCGACGCCGACGTGTGGGACTGGGCCGATGAGCTCGCCGAGTTGCCGACGCTGCTCGCCGAGAAGACCAAGGCCCCGTCGGTCGTCGCGGGCCCGACCGATTTGGTGATCGACCCGACCAACCTGTGGCTCACCATCCACGAATCCATCGGCCACGCCACCGAATACGATCGCGCGATCGGCTACGAGGCCGCGTATGCGGGAACGTCGTTCGCCACCCCGGACAAACTCGGCACCATGCGTTACGGCTCCGAGGTGATGAACGTGACCGCCGACCGCACCGTCGAACACGGCCTGGCCACGGTCGGATTCGACGACGAAGGGGTGCGGTCACAGTGCTGGGACCTGGTGCGCGACGGCATCTTCGTCGGTTATCAGTTGGATCGGGTGTTCGCACTGAGAATCGGACAGCGGCTCGGCGAATCCCGCTCCAACGGCTGCTCCTATGCCGATTCGCCGCACCACGTGCCGATCCAGCGCATGGCGAACGTGTCCCTGCAACCCGCCGCCGAGGATCTGAGCACCGACGATTTGATCTCGCGGGTGTCCGACGGCATCTACATCGTCGGCGACAAGAGCTGGTCGATCGACATGCAGCGGTACAACTTCCAGTTCACCGGGCAACGGTTCTACCGGATCCGCAACGGCCGCCTCGACGGCCAGGTCCGCGACGTCGCCTACCAGGCCATCACCACCGACTTCTGGGGTTCGATGGAGGCCGTCGGCGGGCCGTCGACGTGGCGCCTCGGCGGCGCGTTCAACTGCGGCAAGGCGCAACCCGGTCAGGTTGCGCCGGTCAGTCACGGCTGCCCGAGCGCACTGTTCCGCGGTGTCAACGTGCTCAACACCCGAACGGAGGCCGGACGATGATCGGCGCACAGCAGGTCGTCGAGATCGCCCTCGACGCAGCCGATCCCGGCACGGAGACCATCGTGCTGGTCACCGACCGCGCCGACGCGTCGCTGCGCTGGGCGAACAACTCGATGACCACCAACGGTGAAACCGTCAGCCGCAACACGACCGTCATCTCGATCCTGCGCCGGGGTGAGGCCGGAGAGAAGGCTCATGTGGGGTCGATGCGCACCAGCGACGTCGACCCGGCGGTGATCCCCGACCTCGTCGCCGCCGCGCAGCGGGCCGCTCGGGACGCGCCAGAGGCGCGCGACGCGGCACCGCCGTTGGCCGCCGACGGCGCACCCGCCGACTGGGACGCACCGGTTCCCGGCACCCGCGCGCAGGTGTTCACCGGCATCGCAGCAGATCTGGCCAAGGGGTTCCGGGGCGGTGATCAACTCTTCGGCTACGCCCGCCACGTGCTGGAGACCACGTTCGTCGCGACGTCCAACGGTCTGCGCCGGCGCTTCACCCAGCCGACCGGTTCGGTGGAGATCAACGCCAAACGCAACGGTGCCAGCGCGTGGGCCGGTGTGAGCACGGCGGATTTCCTTGATGTGCAGGTCGATTCGCTGCTCGATGAGCTGTCGCTGCGGCTGGGCTGGGCCGAGCGCACCGTGGAACTGCCCGCGGGCCGCTACGAGACCATCATGCCGCCGTCGACCGTGGCGGACATGATGATCTACCTGTCGTGGACCATGGACGGCCGCGGCGCCCACGAGGGACGCACGGCGCTCTCGGCACCCGGAGGGACCCGGATCGGGGAGAAGCTCACCGATCTGGGGTTGACGCTGTACTCCGATCCGTTCGCGGAAACCCTTGAGTGTCAACCGTTCGTCGCGGTGCCCAGTTCATCGGAGCGGGTGTCGATATTCGACAACGGCATGGACATCTCGCGCGTCGACTGGATCCGCGACGGCGTGATCAACGCACTGGCCTACCCGCGCGCGGTCGCCGCCGAGTACGGCGCGCCGGTCACCGCGCCCGCCGACAATCTGCTGATGACCGGTGGCACAACCGAACTCGCCGACATGATCGCGGCAACCGAACGCGGTCTGCTGCTGACCACGCTGTGGTACATCCGCGTGGTCGATCCCACCGTGCTGTTGTTGACCGGCCTCACGCGCGACGGGGTCTATCTCGTCGAGGACGGCGAGGTCACCGCGGCGGTCAACAACTTCCGGTTCAACGAGAGCCCGCTGGATCTGTTGCGCCGGGCCACCGAGGCAGGTATCAGCGAACGCACCCTGCCCCGCGAGTGGGGCGACTGGGCGACCAGGTCCGCGATGCCCACGCTGCGCATCCCCGATTTCCACATGTCGTCGGTGAGCCAGGCGCAATGACGTAGGAAGGGTGATGGCACAACGGCAGTTCAACGCCTACGGCCCGTCCTACTGGGCCGCCATCGCGGTGTTCGCCGTGGTGGCAGTGCTTCTGGTGTGGCTGGGCCGCAGGCAGACCGAGCATCAGGCGCGGGTGCTGGGGAAGGCGCTCGGCGCGGTGACCGCCGCGATCTATGTCGCGATGCTCGTCTACACGTGGATCCCGCCGACGCTGGAACGGTCGGTGCCCGTGCGGCTGACCGACCTAGCCACGATCACCGGGGCGTACGCGTTCTGGTCGCAACGGCAGTGGGCGTTCGTGCTCACCTACTACTGGGGTCTGACACTCAGCGCGCAGGCCCTGATCTCACCGGTGCTCAAGAGCCCGGACTTCCCGCACTACGAGTTCCTGGCGTTCTGGTCGATCCACCTGCTCGTGGTGTGGGCCGCGATCTACCTGTGCTGGGGTCGTGGCATGCGGCCCACGTGGCGCAGCTACCGGTTCGCCGCGGTGGTGACCGCGGTGTGGGCCGCGGTCACCATGGCGTTCAACGGCATCGCGGGCACCAACTACGGCTTCCTCAACGCCAAACCCGAGACCGCATCGCTGCTCGACGTGCTGGGCCCGTGGCCCGTGTACGTGCTCACGGCGAGCGGTCTGGTGCTCATCGTGTGGGCGCTCATGACGTGGCCGTGGGAATCTCGCCGGCAGTAGCCGTTTCGTCGCGCCCGGCCAGCCGGGCGTCCCACACCTGCAGCACCGGCGCCGGGGTGCGGGTGGTCGCGAGGCTCACCACGACATAGGCGATCAGGCTGGTCGCCAGACCCCAGTAGATGGGATCGTTGGCCAGCACGTCGCCGACGATGGCCATGGTGCCCAGCGTCACGACCGTGCCGACGCCCATCGCGACCAGTGCACCGGCCCCGGTGGCGCGCTTCCACACGAAGCCGCCCAAAATCGGGACCAGCAGGCCGCCGACGAGGATGTCGTAGGCGATGGTGAGCGCGCCGACCACGTCGTTGAGCAGCGCCGCGATCACGATGACGACGATGCCGAGGGCCACCACGTAACGACGGTCGGCGTGGACCTCCAGGGTCGGGTCGTCGGTGGTCTCGGCGCGGCGACCGATCAGGCGCAGCAGCAGCGGCCGCACGTCGGTGCGCGCGACGGTCGCGGTGGCGATCAGCGCACCGGAGGCCGTCGACATCATCGCCGCGACCGCGGCCGCCAGCACCAGGCCGCTGATGCCGACGGGCAGAATCGTTTCCGCGATCTGCGCGTAGACGTCGTCCTTGGCCTCGACATCGGGCAGGAACGTCGACGCGGCCGCACCGATCAGTGCGCCCGCCACCCCGTAGGCGACGCAGTACAGGGCCGCGGTGGTACCGCCCCACTTGGCCACCTGCGGTGAGCGCGCGGTGAACACCCGCTGCCAGATGTCCTGTCCGATCAGCATTCCGAAGCTGTAGACCACGAAGAACGTGATGATGGTCTCGGTGCCGATCGCGGTGAGGCTGAACACCGCGTCGCCCGCGCGTTCCCGGATGCCGTCGAGGCCGCCTGCGCGGTTCCAGGTGAACGGCAACAGCAGGAAGAACACGCCGATGGTCTTGAGGATGAACTGCACCATGTCGGTCAGCGTGATCGACCACATGCCGCCGATCGACGAGTACAGCATGACGACGGCGCCGCCGATGAGCACCGAAATCGTTCGGCCCGTGCCGAACAGCACGTTGAACACCGTCGCGTAGGCGGTCGTGGAGGTGACCGACAGCATCAGCGTGTAGGCGACCATCACCACGCCCGACGCCGAGGTGGCGTCGACGCCGTACCGCAGACTCAGCATCTGCGCGACGGTGTACACCTTGAGCCGTTGGATGCGCCCGGCGAACAGCAGGCTCAGCGCCAGCAGGCCGACGGCGATCGCCACCACCAGCCACATGCCGGACAGGCCCCACTTGTAGCCCAGGCCTACGCCGCCGACGGTCGAGGCACCGCCGAGCACCACCGCGGCCATGGTGCCGGTGTAGAGGGTCGGGCCCAGCCGGCGTCCGGCGACGAGGAAGTCGGCCGAGTCCCTGGTGCGGGTCTTGCCCCAGAAACCGAACGCCAGCATGGCGATCAGGTAGACGGTGACGATGGCGATATCTAGCGGTTTGCCCACGATGTCATTCCTTCGGTGGGAGGTGGGTGGGGGCGAACATCTGCAGGACGGCGGGCAGCACGATGACTGCCGGTCCGTCGCCGGAGAACGAGTCCGCGATCAGTTGGCCGACGTTGCCGGTGGTCGCGGTGTGGGCGGGGATACCGAAACTGGCTGCCAGCCGCGCGAAGTCGGGCCGGGCCAATTCGGTGGCGGTGGCGGCGCCGAACTCCGCGGTCATGTACTCCCGCAGGATTCCGTAGCCGCCGTCGTCGACGATGAGCCAGGTGATGTCGGCGTCGTGCTGGCGTGCGGTGGCCAGTTCGGCGATCGAGTACATCGCGCCGCCGTCACCGGACACCGCGAATGTGCGCCGGCCGGTGGCGATCGCGGCGGCCAGTGCGGCGGGGAACGCGAACCCGAGACCGCCTGCGCCCTGGGCGGAATGGAACTCGCCCTGCCGCGGATCCCAGGCCGACCACGCCCAGTACCCGGCGATGGTCATGTCCCAGAACGTGTGGGTGGCCGACGGCACCGCGGCCCGCAGATCCGCCATCAACTTCAGCTCGGTGTCGAGATCCTGCGCGGACAGCCGGTCCTGCACGGCTTTTCGCAGGTCCGCGGCGACGCGCGCCCCCTCGGAGTTCTCCCGTGGTCGCACGCGGGGGGTGAGCGCGGTCAGGGCCTGCGCGGCGTCGGCGTGGATCGCGCACGCCGGGTGATTGACCTGCAGCACACGCACTTCTGCGTCGATGTGGATGAGCTTGCCCCGTGGTGCGAACGTGAAGTAGTTGCTGGTCACCTCGCCCATCGCGGTGCCGATCGCCACCAGCACGTCGGCGTCTTCGAGCAGATCGGTGGTGTGGCGGTCCTCGATCCAGGAGGCCGCCGACAACGGATGGTCGAACGCGATGGCGCCCTTGCCGCCGACCGTGGACACCACCGGGGCGCCGAGGGCCTCGGCGAACGCCGCCAGCGCGGCAGGCCCGCCCGGGGAGCGTCGCACCCCGCCACCGGCGAGGATCACGGGCCGCTCGGCACCGTTGAGCAGATCGGCTGCGGCATCGACGAGTTCGGGCCGCGGGGCCCGGTGGTCGGGGTGCACGGTCAGCGTGGTCACCGGCGGCACCGTGGTCGGCTCGGTCAGCACATCCTGCGGGATCTCCACCCACACCGGCCCGGCCGGCGCCGACAGCGCCAGTTCGTAGGCGTCGGCGATCAGGCTGGGGATCGCCGCGGCGTCGCGGGCCACGGCCGTGCCCTTGGTGACGTTGGCGGCGCTGGCCTTCTGGTCGTCGAGTTGGTGCAGCATGCCGCGGCGCAACCCCATGCCGGCGCGGGGCACCTGGCTGGCGATCACCAGCACCGGCACCCCGGTGGCGTGGGCTTCCTGCAGCGCGCCGAGGGCGGTCAGCGCACCCGGCCCGGTCGACAGGAACAGCACACCGACGTCACCGGTCACCCGGCTGTAGCCGTCGGCGCCGAACGCCGAGTTGTTCTCCACCCGCGAGCTGATGAAGGTCAGCTTGCTGCGGCGGATCGCGTCGAACAGGCCGAGCGCGTTCTGGCCGGGGATACCGAAGACGTGCGAAACACCAAGAGCGGTCAGGGTTTCGACGACGACGTCACCACCGTTGCGGCTGTGGTTGCGCACCGTCATCAGGACTCGTCGGGGCCGAGGGCGAGCAGCGACACCAGGTCGTAGGCGACGTGGGCGGCCGCCACCCCGGTCATCTCGGCGTGGTCGTAGGCCGGGGCCACCTCGACGACGTCGGCGCCGACGAGGTTGAGTCCGCGGAAGCCGCGCAGGATCTCCAGCAGTTCGCGGCTGGTCATGCCGCCGGCCTCGGGCGTGCCGGTACCGGGCGCGTGCGCCGGGTCGAGCACGTCGATGTCGATCGACAGGTACACCGGCCGGTTGCCGACCCGCCCGCGCAGCTTGTCGACGACCTCCCGCACACCCTGGTAGTAGACGTCGGACGAGGTGACGATGCCGAACCCGAACCGGCGGTCGTCCTCGAGATCCTTCTTGCCGTACAGCGGGCCGCGGGTGCCGACGTGCGACAGCGCCTCGGTGTCGAGGATGCCCTCCTCGACGGCGCGGCGGAACGGGGTGCCGTGGGTGTACTCGGCGCCGAAGTAGGTGTCCCAGGTGTCGAGGTGGGCGTCGAAGTGCACCAGCGCGACCGGGCCGTGCTTGGCGGCCGCGGCGCGCAGCAGCGGCAGTGCGATCGTGTGGTCGCCGCCGATGGTCACGAGTTTCTTTCCGTCGGCGGTGATGTCGCGCGCGGCGCCCTCGATTGTCTCGATGGCCTCGTTGATGTTGAACGGGTTCACCGCGATATCGCCGGCGTCGGCGACCTGCACGACCTCGAACGGCGACACGTCCAGGCCCGGGTGGTAGGGCCGCAGCAGGCGCGAGGACTCGCGCACGTGGGTGGGGCCGAAACGGGCGCCGGGCCGGTAGGAGACACCGGTGTCGAACGGCACACCGGCGATCACGACGTCGGCCTTGGTGACCTGGTCCAGGCGCGGCAGGCGCGCGAACGTCGCCGGGCCCGCGAAGCGCGGCACCTTCGAGGCGTCGACGGGGCCGATGGGGGTGCTGGTGGCGGTCATGCTGGGACTTCCTGTGTGCTCGGAGGGGTCACCGTGCCCTGCGACACGATGGGGGTGTTGGCGGGGGCGCCGGACGGGACGCCGCGCGGCCCGTCCGGGCCGAAGGCGTCGCGCGGCTCGGGGGAGAGCCACAGCAGCGCCGGGTAGAGCAGGGCGGCCAGGCCGAGGCCGACGGGGATGGACAGGTCGATACCGTCGGCGAGATTGCCGAGCGGGCCGACGAATTGGTCGGGCAGGTTCACAAAGCAGATCGACAGCGCGGCCGAGACCAGCCACGCGGTCAGGCCGCGCCAGTTCCAGCCGTGGTCGAACCAGTACCGGCCGCCGCTCTGGCGGCGGTTGAACACCTGCAGCGCATCGGAGTCGTACCAGCCGCGGCGGGTGAACCAGCCGATCATCATCACGACCATCCACGGCGCGGTGCACGTGACGATCAGCACCGCGAACGTGGAGATGCTCTGCACCACGTTGAAGGCGAAGCGACCGATGAAGATGAACACGATCGCGATCGATCCGATGAAGATGGTGGCCTGCACGCGGGTGAACCTCGGGAACACGCTGGAGAAGTCCAGGCCGGTGCCGTACAGCGCGGTGGTGCCGGTCGACATGCCGCCGATCAGCGCGATCAGGCACACCGGCACGAAGTACCAGCCCGGCGAGACGCTCAGCAGGCCGCCCACGTAATCACCGTTTGCGATGAAATCCGGTGCGGTGGTGGCGATCACGGTCGCGGTGACCAGGCCGAACAGGAACGGCACCAGCGTCGCGATCTGGGCGAGGAACGCTGCGAGCATGGGTTTCCAGGACGGGGTGTCGCGCGGGATGTAGCGCGCCCAGTCGCCCAGGAACGCACCGAACGACACCGGGTTGGACATCACGATCAGCGCCGCGCCGACGAACGACGGCCAGAACAACGGGTCGCCGAGGTGCAGGCTGCCCGCATAGCCGGCGTCGAACACGCCGCCGAACGCGAAAACCCCTGCCAGGAACAACAAGGTCGCCGCGATGACGGCGATCTTGTTGACCAGCAACATGAATCGGAAGCCGTAGATGCACACGACGAGCACCAGCAGCGCGAAGATGCCGTAGGCGACACCGACGGCGATGTCGGTCTGGGGCACGCCGAACGCGCGGTTGGCCCCACCCACCAGCACGTCGCCGGACGTCCACACCGAGATCGAGAAGAACGCGACCGCGGTCAACAGCGACAGGAACGACCCGACGACGCGGCCGTGCACACCCAGATGCGCCGACGAGGACACCGCGTTGTTGGTGCCGTTGCGTGGGCCGAACAGCGACATCGGCGCGAGGATCAGGGCGCCGAGCACCAGGCCGGCGAGGGTGGCGAACAGTGCGTCGCGGAACGACAGACCGAAGATGATCGGGAAGGTGCCCAGCACGACGGTCGCGATGGTGTTCGCGCCGCCGAACACCAGCCGGAACAGATCCAGCGGCCGGGCGGTGCGTTCGGCGTCGGGAATCGGTTCGACGCCGTGTTGTTCGACCTCGGTGACTTTGGGGGTGACCGGTGCGGGGTCGTTGGTGGCCATGTCGGTCCTCCGAGTGGATGTGGTGCGGGTAACAGTAAATCCGCAGGTCACGCCGCGCAATCGTTTCAATCGTTACGCCGGTGTTTCGAGTATCGATACGTCAGTGTCGCGCGTCATTTACGTCAGAAATAAGGATCCTGGCGCGCTGTGGTGACCGATCTGCCGGTAGTACAGTTGCGAAAAATCTTTGGCCGATTTTCGGTGAACGAGGTGTGAACCCCATGGATCGCATGGATGAGGTCGACGAGGCCATCGTCAGCCTGCTCGAGGACGACGGTCGGCTGACCCACCGCGACATCGCCCATCGCGTCGGGTTGTCCCGCTCGGCCGCCGCCGCGCGGGTACAGCGGTTGATCGCCTCGGGTCAGGTCGTGGTGCGCGGCGTGGTCCATCCGGCGGTGCTGGGACGCGGCGCGCTCGCCCACGTCAGCGTCATGGTCGACGGACCCGCGGCGCCGATCGCGCAGGTGCTCGCGGCCCGCGACGACGTCGCGTTCCTGTCGCTGACGAGCGGGCCGTTCGGCTTGATCGCCGAGGCCAGGGTGGGATCGGTGCGCGACCTCGACGGGGTGGTCGCCACCCTGCGGGCGCTGCCCGGCGTGGTCGGCGTCGACACCCTCACCTACGTCGAGGTGATGCGCGACGTGGTGGGACCGGTCGGAGAGGTCAGCGTCGAGGTCGACGACACCGACCTGGCCCTGCTGCGCGCGCTGCAGCGCGACGGTCGGGCATCGTATGTGGAACTCGCTGAGGCCGTTGGGCTTTCCCCGGCCGGTGCGCGCAGGCGGGTGGTGCGGCTGATCGACGCACAGGTGGTGCGGGTCGGCGCGGTGGTGCGTCACTCCGGGCAGGACCGGCAGAGCGCGATGGGGCTCGGCATCCGGTTGACCGGGGACGCCGCCGAGGTGCTCAAGACCCTGACCGGGATGCGTTCGGTGATCTTCGTGGCCCGCACGCTGGGCCGTTTCGATGTGCTGGCCACCGTGCGGGCGTTCTCTGCGGCCCAGCTGCTGGAGATCCTCGACACCGTCCGCGGGCTGCCCGGCGTCGGCGTCGTCGAAAGCTGGGTACACCTGGAGGTGGTCAAGGAAAGCTACGCCTCGGGGCTGCAGGCCGGATAGAAGCCTGGCGGTCACGCCACAGCGGAGAGATACTGCCGGTGTGTCCACTGAGCTGCACCTACTGGCGGCGCTATCGGCACTGTCGCCGCCAAAGCTGGCCGACATCAACGCCGATGTCCGTGAGGTGTGCGCGGGTGTCACGGGCCTGAGCCCGCTGCCCGCCGAATCCCGCGGCGGCGCCGTCGATCCGATGGTTTCCGAGTTCGCCGAACAGTTCAGTGTCGACGTCACCGCGATCAACCCCGGGCAACGGCTGGCGTTCTCGGATCTGTTGGCTGCGGATACTTTTGACGTCGCGACGCTGATCTTCATCGCCGATTTCGTGCCGCGCGTGCGGGCCGGGCTGGCGTCGCTGGGTGTGGACGTGCCCGTCGACGCCGAGGTCTGGGACCATGACACCGGTCCGGCCGATTTCGTGCTCGACGTGTTCGTGCCCGCCGTGGGCCGGATGCGGGCGCTGGACCCGGTGACGACGGAGATCGTGCGGCTGCGCGGTGCCCGGGTGCACAACTGCCGGCTGTGCAAATCGCTGCGGGAGGCGACGGCCCTGGAGGCGGGTGCCTGCGAGTCGCTGTACGACGAGATCGACCACTACGAGAACTCGGATCTGTCCGGCCGGCACAAGGCCGCGCTGCGGTTCGTCGACGCCATGATCTGGACACCGTCGCAGACGCCGGGCGATGAGCTGCTGCGGCACTTCACCCGGCGGGAGGCCGTCGAACTGACCCTCGACGTCATGCGCAACGCGAGCAACAAGATCGCCGTCGCGCTCGGTGTCGACGCCCCACGGGTCAGCGAGGGCACCGAGCAGTACCGGCTCGGCGCCGACGGGCAGCCGATCTACAGCTAGAAGTTCAGCTGCGAGTAGATCTCTTTCAGCACCACCGGCAGCAGCGCGTTCGCGGTCGTCCTGTTGTCGGGTGACAGGGTGAGGTTCGTCCAGATCACCAGGGCCACGTCGTTGTCGGGGTCGAAACCCATGAACGAGTTGAACCCCGGCATCTCGCCGCCGTGGTAGTACATGGCCGCGTCGGGCCCGAATCGCTGGAAGCTGATGCCGTACCCGTAGGACTGGCCGCCCTCAGGGTTGTCCGGATCCTCGGGCAGCAGGCTGTCGAGCCACTGCTTTTGGTGTTCGGCATCAAGCACCTTGCCGCCAACCAGAGCCCGCATCCAGGTGATCAGGTCATCGGCAGTCGAGATCGCCCCGCCGGCCGCCGTGGCGTAGGAGGAGTTCTGGTGTGTGTAGTCGATCGGCGTGAGCGTGCCTGCCCGTGCCGCGTCGGTGATCGCGGCGGGGTAGGGCTCGTCGATCATCGCGTAGAACGTCTCGCCGTACATGTACCCGTGTGAGTACGGCGCGGGGATCTCGGTCGCGTCCGCAGGTGCGGGTAACAGCGTGTTCCGCATGCCCAGCGGTTCGAAAAGCCTTTGCTGGAACTGCTCTGCCAGGGGTCGGCCGCCCACCTGCTCGGCCACCACGCCCAGCAGGGCGTAGTTGGTGTTGCAGTACTGGTAGGCGGTGTCCGGTTCGGCGGTCGGCGGATGCGCGAACGCGATGTCCAGAACCTCCTGCGGGGTCCAGGATTTGGCGGGATCGGCGTCGAGTGCCGCCGCGAATTCGGAGTCGTCGGTGTAGCAGTACAGCCCGCTGCGCATGCGCAGCAGGTCGCTCAGGGTGATCGTGTCACCGTTGGGCACGCCGGGGAGGTACTTGGCGATCGGGTCGTCGAGCGAGAGCTTGCCGTCCTGGGCCAGCAGCATGATCAGCGCGGCCGTCATGGTTTTGGTGTTCGACGCGATCCGGAAGTGCGTGTCGGGCTGTGGTGGGGTCTGCGCGCCCAGTTCGGTGGTGCCTGTGCTCGCGACGAATCGGCCCTGCGGGGTCTGCAGCAGCACGAGGGCACCCGGTACGCCGAGGCTCTTCGCCGCGTCGGCGACCGCGCTCTGCAGATGCGCCGGGTCGATGGTCTCGAGCGCGGGTGGTTCGGTCGTCGCGAAGGCTTCCTCGGCGGCGTCCGGTGACGTCGAGCATCCGGCGGACGCGGCCGCCACCATCGTCATCGCTGCGAGCGCGCGTACCATCCGCAAAACCTTCATGACACCAGGGTCCTTCGTCAGAAGGGGAAATATCGGCGTTCAGCAAACTTCGCGCCTATAACGCCGGTCTGGGGCAACTAGTTCTGTTCAAGACCCTGCACGCCAGATCGACACCATGGTCGTGCCCTGGCGGGTCGAGGCCCAAAACCACAGCCCTGACGTCGAACTCGACGCTAGGGATCCGTTCTCAACACTGCTCGAGGACAGCCAGTACGTCGTCGACCTCCTCATCGGTGGTGGCCCACGAACAGACGAACCGCACCGCCGGGCGGCGCGGGTCGAGACGGTGCACGGCGTAACGCTCGGACACGGCCGCGAACGTGGCCGGCGGGAGGTCGACGAACACCTCGTTGGCGTCGGTGGGGGAGGCCAGGGCGAACCCGCGCTTCACCATGCCGCTGCTGAGCCGGGCCGCCATGGCGTTGGCGTGCGCTGCGTTGTGCAACCACAGGTCGTCGGCCAGCATGGCCTCGAACTGCGCCGCGATGAAGCGCTGCTTGCTGCTCAGGTGGCCGATCTGTTTCTGCGCGAAGTGAATTCCGTCGAACAGCTCGGGGCGACGGACCAGGATCGCGTCACCCATCAGCAGTCCGTTCTTGGTGCCGCCGACGGTCACGATGTCGGCGTCGCCGATGGCCTCGCGCGGTGCGACGTCAAGCGCCGCGATTGCGTTGGCGATCCGGGATCCGTCGACGTGCACGAGCAGGCCCACGTCGTGGGCGTGATCGATGAAATCCTTGATGCTCTGCGGGGTCCAGACGCGGCCGTTCTCGGTGCTCTGGGTGATGGTGACGACGGCGGGCTGCGACGCGTGCACGTCGCCGCGGCGGACGACGGCGCTGTCCAACGTGGCGGCATCGATCAGGCCGTCGTCGCTGGGCAGGACGGTGAGCTGAGAGCCGGAAAGGCGCACCGGCCCGCCGGCCTCGTCGACCAGGGAGTGCGCGATGTCGCTGCACAGGATCGACTGCCAGGGGCGCACGGAGGCGGCCAGGGCGATGACGTTGGCGCCGGTGCCGGTCAGCGCAAACAGCACCTCGGCGTCAGGGGAGTCGAACGTGGAGCGCAGGGCATCGACCGTGCGCCGTGTGATGGGGTCGGCGCCATAGGACGGCACCGTGCCGGTGTTGGCGGCGGTGATCGCGTCGAGGACGCTCGGGTGGGCAGGAGCGGCGTTGTCGGAGGCGAAGGCGGAGGACGGCACGTCCGCCATGATTCCACCGCGAGCTGTCAGGCCGCTGAGGCATTCTTCTTCGGCGAGAGATTCGGCCACCGCAAACCCTGGCCGTTCCGACAACCCCTGGTGTCGGCCGGCCGGTGATGTGGGAACATAGTGCCGCGACACGCACCGGGGGCGGTAGCTCAGTCGGTTAGAGCCGCGG
This region of Mycolicibacterium goodii genomic DNA includes:
- a CDS encoding TldD/PmbA family protein, whose product is MTAQRQVDADFLGLPRHELADAALSAAVAAGADYADLRIHRIITEIIQLRDGELETSVVDREIGLAVRVVVDGTWGFASNAELAPQVAAETARRAVAVATALAPLNGEHIELAPEPVYSDATWVSDYRVDPFSVSAADKIAVLDDYSGRLLAADGVDHVSAGVHCVKEQTFYADTFGSSITQQRVRVLPTLEAVAVDSAAGSFETMRTLAPPMGRGWEALTDADVWDWADELAELPTLLAEKTKAPSVVAGPTDLVIDPTNLWLTIHESIGHATEYDRAIGYEAAYAGTSFATPDKLGTMRYGSEVMNVTADRTVEHGLATVGFDDEGVRSQCWDLVRDGIFVGYQLDRVFALRIGQRLGESRSNGCSYADSPHHVPIQRMANVSLQPAAEDLSTDDLISRVSDGIYIVGDKSWSIDMQRYNFQFTGQRFYRIRNGRLDGQVRDVAYQAITTDFWGSMEAVGGPSTWRLGGAFNCGKAQPGQVAPVSHGCPSALFRGVNVLNTRTEAGR
- a CDS encoding metallopeptidase TldD-related protein, whose protein sequence is MIGAQQVVEIALDAADPGTETIVLVTDRADASLRWANNSMTTNGETVSRNTTVISILRRGEAGEKAHVGSMRTSDVDPAVIPDLVAAAQRAARDAPEARDAAPPLAADGAPADWDAPVPGTRAQVFTGIAADLAKGFRGGDQLFGYARHVLETTFVATSNGLRRRFTQPTGSVEINAKRNGASAWAGVSTADFLDVQVDSLLDELSLRLGWAERTVELPAGRYETIMPPSTVADMMIYLSWTMDGRGAHEGRTALSAPGGTRIGEKLTDLGLTLYSDPFAETLECQPFVAVPSSSERVSIFDNGMDISRVDWIRDGVINALAYPRAVAAEYGAPVTAPADNLLMTGGTTELADMIAATERGLLLTTLWYIRVVDPTVLLLTGLTRDGVYLVEDGEVTAAVNNFRFNESPLDLLRRATEAGISERTLPREWGDWATRSAMPTLRIPDFHMSSVSQAQ
- a CDS encoding TIGR02206 family membrane protein — its product is MAQRQFNAYGPSYWAAIAVFAVVAVLLVWLGRRQTEHQARVLGKALGAVTAAIYVAMLVYTWIPPTLERSVPVRLTDLATITGAYAFWSQRQWAFVLTYYWGLTLSAQALISPVLKSPDFPHYEFLAFWSIHLLVVWAAIYLCWGRGMRPTWRSYRFAAVVTAVWAAVTMAFNGIAGTNYGFLNAKPETASLLDVLGPWPVYVLTASGLVLIVWALMTWPWESRRQ
- a CDS encoding sodium:solute symporter, coding for MGKPLDIAIVTVYLIAMLAFGFWGKTRTRDSADFLVAGRRLGPTLYTGTMAAVVLGGASTVGGVGLGYKWGLSGMWLVVAIAVGLLALSLLFAGRIQRLKVYTVAQMLSLRYGVDATSASGVVMVAYTLMLSVTSTTAYATVFNVLFGTGRTISVLIGGAVVMLYSSIGGMWSITLTDMVQFILKTIGVFFLLLPFTWNRAGGLDGIRERAGDAVFSLTAIGTETIITFFVVYSFGMLIGQDIWQRVFTARSPQVAKWGGTTAALYCVAYGVAGALIGAAASTFLPDVEAKDDVYAQIAETILPVGISGLVLAAAVAAMMSTASGALIATATVARTDVRPLLLRLIGRRAETTDDPTLEVHADRRYVVALGIVVIVIAALLNDVVGALTIAYDILVGGLLVPILGGFVWKRATGAGALVAMGVGTVVTLGTMAIVGDVLANDPIYWGLATSLIAYVVVSLATTRTPAPVLQVWDARLAGRDETATAGEIPTATS
- a CDS encoding thiamine pyrophosphate-binding protein, whose protein sequence is MTVRNHSRNGGDVVVETLTALGVSHVFGIPGQNALGLFDAIRRSKLTFISSRVENNSAFGADGYSRVTGDVGVLFLSTGPGALTALGALQEAHATGVPVLVIASQVPRAGMGLRRGMLHQLDDQKASAANVTKGTAVARDAAAIPSLIADAYELALSAPAGPVWVEIPQDVLTEPTTVPPVTTLTVHPDHRAPRPELVDAAADLLNGAERPVILAGGGVRRSPGGPAALAAFAEALGAPVVSTVGGKGAIAFDHPLSAASWIEDRHTTDLLEDADVLVAIGTAMGEVTSNYFTFAPRGKLIHIDAEVRVLQVNHPACAIHADAAQALTALTPRVRPRENSEGARVAADLRKAVQDRLSAQDLDTELKLMADLRAAVPSATHTFWDMTIAGYWAWSAWDPRQGEFHSAQGAGGLGFAFPAALAAAIATGRRTFAVSGDGGAMYSIAELATARQHDADITWLIVDDGGYGILREYMTAEFGAATATELARPDFARLAASFGIPAHTATTGNVGQLIADSFSGDGPAVIVLPAVLQMFAPTHLPPKE
- the speB gene encoding agmatinase, whose amino-acid sequence is MTATSTPIGPVDASKVPRFAGPATFARLPRLDQVTKADVVIAGVPFDTGVSYRPGARFGPTHVRESSRLLRPYHPGLDVSPFEVVQVADAGDIAVNPFNINEAIETIEGAARDITADGKKLVTIGGDHTIALPLLRAAAAKHGPVALVHFDAHLDTWDTYFGAEYTHGTPFRRAVEEGILDTEALSHVGTRGPLYGKKDLEDDRRFGFGIVTSSDVYYQGVREVVDKLRGRVGNRPVYLSIDIDVLDPAHAPGTGTPEAGGMTSRELLEILRGFRGLNLVGADVVEVAPAYDHAEMTGVAAAHVAYDLVSLLALGPDES